One region of Fibrobacter sp. genomic DNA includes:
- a CDS encoding NAD(P)-dependent oxidoreductase: MRVFVTGGTGFIGHYVVKALLAKGHEIVIATRHPNKVPSLKSQPNVSFVECSLTDFDKIADGLVGCDACIHIALGWGETPSTMLMNDTRATVNILENAAKAGCKKFIYTSSTAAMGKMRPSMREVTSNLPMDLYGATKAAGEAYVLGFAHGYGTRFPEVTMTRNIIRPGYTFGNPAWSDGCSQPDRRFFDMARAVKEGRDINIIKNDGTQFIHASQQAQLYVNLLESDKNEEIYLGLGSVWMSWKEIADMMVSMRPGTKSKVVETDMGWGDEPMLFDVHKIKEHFGLAFDAHDFMLDHVKWTYEQV; encoded by the coding sequence ATGAGAGTTTTTGTAACCGGCGGCACTGGCTTTATTGGTCATTACGTGGTCAAGGCTTTATTGGCTAAGGGCCATGAAATTGTGATTGCAACACGTCATCCTAACAAGGTTCCCAGCCTTAAGTCTCAGCCCAATGTTAGTTTTGTAGAATGTTCCCTGACGGACTTTGATAAAATTGCAGATGGCTTGGTGGGTTGCGATGCCTGCATCCATATTGCTCTCGGTTGGGGTGAAACTCCCAGCACCATGTTGATGAACGATACCCGTGCCACGGTGAATATTTTGGAAAACGCAGCAAAGGCTGGTTGCAAGAAGTTTATCTATACCAGTAGTACAGCTGCAATGGGCAAGATGCGCCCTTCCATGCGCGAAGTCACCTCTAACTTACCTATGGATCTTTATGGTGCCACCAAGGCTGCCGGCGAAGCTTACGTACTTGGTTTTGCCCATGGTTACGGAACCCGTTTCCCCGAAGTTACAATGACCCGTAACATTATCCGTCCGGGTTATACTTTTGGAAATCCCGCCTGGTCCGATGGCTGCTCCCAGCCGGACCGCCGTTTCTTCGACATGGCCCGCGCCGTCAAGGAAGGCCGCGACATCAACATTATCAAGAATGACGGTACCCAGTTCATTCACGCAAGTCAGCAGGCTCAGCTTTACGTGAACTTGCTTGAATCCGACAAGAACGAGGAAATCTATCTCGGTCTAGGCAGCGTCTGGATGAGTTGGAAGGAAATTGCGGATATGATGGTTTCTATGCGCCCTGGCACAAAGTCCAAGGTTGTGGAAACTGACATGGGCTGGGGTGACGAACCCATGCTCTTCGATGTCCATAAGATCAAGGAACACTTTGGCCTGGCTTTCGATGCCCACGACTTCATGTTGGATCATGT